The Prevotella sp. oral taxon 299 str. F0039 genome has a segment encoding these proteins:
- the recN gene encoding DNA repair protein RecN: protein MLKHLYIKNFTLIDELNIDFFSGFSVITGETGAGKSIIVGAVGLLKGNRADIKSIKANRDKCIVEATFNISAYDMKNLFDEHDIDYDENECIIRRELNNNGKSRAFINDMPVSLTTMKAIGECLIDVHSQHQNLLLNQEDFQLNIIDIIAQSQKQLALYTQAYNHYREANKQLALLKETIEKNNDNKDFMRFQLNELENMQIKDGELESIEQEVDLLGHAEEIKGALYDAYSNLSNDDSGVVNNLKTALKRVEDIVNVYPDLSDTSARMESCYIELKDIMQELGRKADNIEHDPQRLASLTERLDALNNILHKYHVTSESELLAIQADLSKQLSMIDNADEELAEMERKANELLQQCTDQAALLTQQRTKAIAEVEQKMLEKLVPLGIPNARFKVNIEAKPLSNDGCDKITFLFSANKSTDLQPVSLVASGGEIARVMLSLKALVSGAVKLPTIIFDEIDTGVSGSVAEKMAQIMYEMGQNNRQVISITHLPQIASIGSKHYKVLKEETAEGTTSTMTLLNMDERVEEIAKMLSGSNISQAAIDNAKMLLSPHDGERK, encoded by the coding sequence ATGTTAAAGCATTTATACATTAAGAACTTCACTTTGATAGACGAACTCAATATTGATTTCTTCTCAGGATTCTCTGTTATCACTGGAGAAACGGGCGCAGGAAAGAGTATTATCGTTGGTGCTGTGGGACTATTAAAAGGTAATCGTGCCGACATTAAAAGCATCAAGGCGAATAGAGACAAGTGTATTGTAGAAGCAACATTTAACATCTCTGCCTACGACATGAAGAATTTGTTCGACGAACACGATATTGATTATGATGAAAACGAATGCATCATTCGCCGAGAACTGAACAACAATGGCAAAAGTAGGGCGTTTATCAACGACATGCCTGTGTCTTTAACCACCATGAAAGCTATCGGTGAGTGTCTTATCGACGTGCATTCTCAACATCAAAACTTGCTGCTTAATCAAGAAGATTTCCAATTAAACATCATAGATATCATTGCTCAAAGCCAAAAACAATTGGCTCTTTACACTCAAGCCTACAACCATTATCGTGAGGCCAACAAGCAATTGGCTCTGTTAAAGGAGACGATTGAAAAGAATAACGATAACAAGGACTTTATGAGATTTCAGCTTAACGAGCTGGAAAACATGCAGATTAAGGACGGAGAGTTAGAGAGTATTGAGCAAGAGGTAGACCTATTGGGTCATGCCGAGGAAATTAAAGGAGCTTTATACGATGCCTATTCGAACCTGTCGAACGACGATTCGGGCGTGGTGAACAACCTTAAAACGGCTCTAAAACGTGTGGAAGATATTGTGAATGTGTATCCCGACTTGAGCGATACCTCTGCCCGTATGGAGAGTTGTTACATCGAATTGAAGGACATTATGCAAGAATTGGGCAGAAAGGCAGATAACATCGAACACGACCCTCAACGTCTTGCGTCGCTAACTGAGCGTTTAGATGCCCTCAACAACATTCTCCATAAATATCACGTAACATCTGAAAGCGAGCTATTGGCTATTCAAGCCGACCTTTCTAAACAGCTCTCTATGATTGATAATGCTGATGAGGAACTGGCTGAAATGGAACGAAAAGCGAACGAACTACTCCAACAATGCACCGACCAAGCGGCTCTGCTCACTCAACAACGCACAAAGGCTATTGCCGAAGTGGAGCAGAAAATGCTCGAGAAGTTGGTGCCACTGGGTATTCCTAACGCTCGTTTTAAGGTGAACATCGAGGCGAAACCGCTCTCGAACGATGGTTGCGACAAAATCACTTTCTTGTTTAGTGCTAACAAAAGCACCGACCTTCAGCCTGTAAGTCTAGTGGCTTCGGGTGGCGAAATTGCTCGTGTTATGCTCTCGTTAAAGGCTCTTGTGAGCGGTGCTGTGAAGCTTCCTACTATCATTTTCGATGAGATCGACACGGGTGTGAGCGGTAGTGTGGCTGAAAAGATGGCGCAAATTATGTATGAGATGGGTCAAAACAACCGACAAGTAATCAGTATTACGCACCTACCTCAAATCGCTTCGATTGGCAGTAAGCATTATAAAGTGTTGAAAGAGGAGACTGCCGAGGGCACAACGAGCACCATGACGCTCCTCAATATGGACGAACGTGTGGAGGAAATTGCGAAGATGCTCAGCGGAAGTAATATCTCGCAAGCGGCTATCGACAATGCTAAAATGTTACTATCCCCACACGATGGGGAGCGAAAATAG
- a CDS encoding DUF4835 family protein encodes MKFHIFKLLLLALLAIVLPQKAHAQELRARIVINHNQIQGTDVSVFDNLKKSLEQFVNNKQWTDLQFRKNERIQCIFNITVQEYDNSSNLFKCKALIQANRPVFNSSYNSVLYNNYDNNFEFTFAQFDQLEFNEENVQNQLTTLFAYYAYLIIGINLDSFSMLGGDDILQRCMNLTNAAQNLNYTGWKAFDNDRNRFALINEYLDPAMRPFREFQYNYYRKGLDEMVTNPERGRVNISQTIEEQLAKCKENKPLCQWPIIWSDYKKDELANIYQGKGTPKEKETIYDIFFKINASQSNTWNRIKE; translated from the coding sequence ATGAAGTTTCACATTTTCAAACTATTGCTTCTGGCTCTTCTGGCAATCGTCTTGCCTCAAAAAGCGCACGCCCAAGAACTTCGTGCACGTATCGTTATCAACCACAATCAAATACAAGGCACCGACGTTAGCGTGTTCGACAACCTGAAAAAAAGTCTCGAGCAGTTTGTAAACAACAAGCAATGGACCGACTTGCAGTTCCGAAAAAACGAGCGCATTCAATGTATTTTCAACATCACAGTGCAAGAATACGATAACAGCTCGAATCTCTTTAAATGCAAAGCGTTGATACAAGCCAACCGACCTGTATTCAATTCGAGCTACAACTCGGTGTTATACAACAACTACGACAACAACTTTGAGTTTACTTTCGCACAGTTCGACCAGCTCGAATTCAACGAAGAAAACGTCCAGAATCAGCTCACCACGCTCTTTGCATACTATGCTTATCTCATTATTGGCATCAATCTCGACTCGTTTTCGATGCTCGGTGGCGACGACATTTTGCAGCGTTGCATGAACTTAACCAATGCTGCTCAAAACCTAAACTACACGGGTTGGAAGGCATTCGACAACGATCGCAACCGCTTTGCGCTCATCAATGAATACTTAGACCCTGCTATGCGACCCTTTAGAGAGTTTCAATACAACTACTATAGGAAAGGACTCGACGAGATGGTGACGAACCCTGAGCGAGGAAGGGTGAACATTTCGCAAACCATCGAAGAGCAATTGGCGAAGTGTAAAGAGAACAAACCGCTGTGCCAATGGCCCATTATATGGAGCGACTACAAAAAAGATGAATTGGCAAACATCTACCAAGGCAAGGGAACGCCTAAGGAAAAGGAAACGATATACGACATTTTCTTTAAAATCAACGCCAGTCAAAGCAACACATGGAACCGCATTAAGGAATAA